The proteins below come from a single Triticum aestivum cultivar Chinese Spring chromosome 5D, IWGSC CS RefSeq v2.1, whole genome shotgun sequence genomic window:
- the LOC123123386 gene encoding purple acid phosphatase 2, with translation MGARRRLALLALAVALAAAAATTGHAGVTSPYRRKLEATADMPFDADVFRVPPGYNAPQQVHITLGDQTGTAMTVSWVTASELGNGTVRYGPSPDKMEMSAQGTHTRYDYFNYTSGFIHHCTLRNLKHGVKYYYAMGFGHTVRTFSFTAPPKPGPDVPFKFGLIGDLGQTFDSNSTLSHYEANGGDAVLFVGDLSYADAYPLHDNRRWDSWARFVERSVAYQPWIWTAGNHELDYAPEIGETVPFKPFTRRYRTPYRAAGSTEPLWYSVKVASAHIIVLSSYSSYGKYTPQWTWLSDELARVDRKATPWLIVLMHSPWYNSNNYHYMEGETMRVQFESWLVAAKVDIVLAGHVHSYERSRRFSNVAYNIVNGKATPVRDLDAPVYVTIGDGGNIEGIANNFTEPQPSYSAFREASFGHATLEIKNRTHAYYAWHRNHDGAKATADSVWLTNRHHLPTDDSK, from the exons ATGGGGGCACGCCGGCGCCTGGCGCTCCTCGCGCTCGCCGTGGCCCTCGCCGCGGCGGCGGCCACCACGGGCCACGCCGGCGTGACCAGCCCGTACCGGCGCAAGCTGGAGGCCACCGCCGACATGCCGTTCGACGCCGACGTCTTCCGCGTGCCGCCGGGCTACAATGCCCCTCAGCAG GTGCACATCACGCTGGGCGACCAGACGGGCACGGCGATGACGGTGTCGTGGGTGACGGCGAGCGAGCTGGGCAACGGCACGGTGAGGTACGGCCCCTCGCCGGACAAGATGGAGATGTCGGCGCAGGGTACGCACACGCGCTACGACTACTTCAACTACACCTCCGGCTTCATCCACCACTGCACCCTCAGGAACCTCAAG CATGGCGTGAAGTACTACTACGCGATGGGGTTCGGCCACACGGTGCGCACCTTCTCCTTCACCGCCCCTCCCAAGCCCGGGCCCGACGTGCCCTTCAAGTTCGGACTCATCG GTGACCTGGGGCAGACGTTCGACTCCAACAGCACGCTGTCGCACTACGAGGCCAACGGCGGCGACGCGGTGCTCTTCGTGGGCGACCTCTCCTACGCCGACGCCTACCCGCTGCACGACAACCGGCGCTGGGACAGCTGGGCGCGCTTCGTGGAGCGCAGCGTGGCGTACCAGCCCTGGATCTGGACCGCCGGCAACCACGAGCTGGACTACGCGCCGGAGATCGGCGAGACGGTGCCCTTCAAGCCCTTCACCCGCCGCTACCGCACGCCGTACCGCGCCGCCGGCAGCACGGAGCCCCTCTGGTACTCGGTCAAGGTCGCCTCCGCCCACATCATCGTGCTCTCCTCCTACTCCTCCTACGGCAAGTACACGCCGCAGTGGACGTGGCTGTCCGACGAGCTGGCCCGCGTCGACCGCAAGGCCACGCCGTGGCTCATCGTGCTCATGCACTCGCCCTGGTACAACAGCAACAACTACCACTACATGGAGGGGGAGACGATGCGGGTGCAGTTCGAGAGCTGGCTCGTCGCCGCCAAGGTGGACATCGTCCTCGCCGGCCACGTCCACTCCTACGAGCGCAGCCGCCGCTTCTCCAACGTCGCCTACAACATCGTCAACGGCAAGGCCACGCCCGTGCGCGACTTGGACGCGCCCGTCTACGTCACCATCGGCGACGGCGGCAACATCGAGGGCATCGCCAACAA CTTCACGGAGCCGCAGCCGTCCTACTCTGCGTTCAGGGAGGCGAGCTTCGGGCACGCGACGCTGGAGATCAAGAACCGGACGCACGCCTACTACGCGTGGCACCGGAACCACGACGGCGCCAAGGCCACTGCCGACTCCGTCTGGCTCACCAACAGACACCATCTCCCCACCGACGACTCCAAGTGA